A stretch of the Vitis vinifera cultivar Pinot Noir 40024 chromosome 16, ASM3070453v1 genome encodes the following:
- the LOC100247606 gene encoding uncharacterized protein LOC100247606 yields the protein MTTSLPWHPLFSSKPQTLRRFAAPVRHRLPMPVRAFRRSDFDGFAKRMASGDAWRDAWRSANDGFELLIFEAKKTAERINRQYAVSRRFSEAVGSAGDWAREVDREFEIGRRWRTVTLDFGRNWPRYRKQLNDFLDTPLGRSFATIFFLWFALSGWLFRFLIFATWVLPFAGPLLIGTFANNFVIKGNCPACRRQFIGYKNQIVRCAGCGNIVWQPKGDVSRGSRGTPPSSSQSEIIDVEFEEK from the exons ATGACCACCAGCCTTCCATGGCATCCGTTGTTCTCTTCCAAACCCCAGACTCTCCGGCGCTTCGCCGCCCCTGTGCGCCACCGTTTGCCGATGCCCGTTCGTGCCTTCCGGCGAAGTGACTTTGACGGTTTCGCGAAGCGCATGGCCTCCGGGGACGCCTGGAGGGACGCCTGGCGGAGCGCCAACGACGGCTTCGAGCTGCTCATATTCGAGGCGAAGAAGACGGCCGAGCGCATCAACCGGCAGTACGCCGTCTCTCGCCGGTTCTCGGAGGCGGTCGGGTCGGCTGGCGATTGGGCGCGGGAGGTGGACCGGGAGTTCGAGATTGGGCGGCGGTGGCGGACTGTGACTCTTGATTTCGGCAGGAATTGGCCGAGG TACAGGAAGCAGCTCAATGATTTTCTAGATACTCCTTTAGGAAGGAGTTTTGCT ACAATCTTCTTCCTCTGGTTTGCATTATCTGGATGGCTGTTTCGGTTCTTGATATTTGCTACATGGGTACTGCCATTTGCTGGTCCTCTTCTCATCGGGACTTTTGctaataattttgttataaaG GGGAATTGCCCAGCTTGTAGGAGGCAGTTCATCGGTTACAAGAATCAAATTGTTCGCTGTGCAGGCTGTGGAAACATTGTGTGGCAGCCTAAAGGGGATGTCTCAAGAGGTAGCAGAGGCACTCCTCCCTCAAGTTCCCAATCTGAGATTATTGATGTTGAGTTTGAGGAGAAATGA